Within Candidatus Stygibacter australis, the genomic segment GGTGAATATTGCCAGGATGGGATGCTGGAAGCCATTGCTAATACATTCCCTGCTGCCAAGGTAGAAAGATTCAAATTCAGTAATTTGCTTTTTTCAGAAGAATTAGAACAGGAGTTACAAGAAGAGGAACTGGCTGCTTATGTGATACCTATATCACTTGCCTGCAAGATATTATTCAGTAAATCAGCTCAATTGCTCCAGACAAATTTCCTGGAGAAGAAGATCATTAAAAGTCAGAAAATGGTTCAATTTTCCTGGCATAGTGTTTTGATGTTAGCCATATTATTAGGGATCAGCTTCTCATTCACAAATAATATACTGGATTTGCAAAGCCAATTGAATACCCTGAAAATTCAGCTTGAGAACAAAAAGGCTGAATATGAGAAAGTAAAATCTGAGCACGACCCGGGACCTGAAATTCAAAATGAGATCCAGCGGTTAACAGCACAATTTGAAAAAATGAAATCGCTTTATAATAATAAAGCAATCTGGTCACAAATCATGGAAAAGCTAACTCTGGAATTTGAGAAATATCCTATCAGCTGGTTATCAAATATCCAGGGTAATCAGGAAGGATTTACGATTTTGGGATCAACCACTAAACGTGAGAATATAGTAAAAATATCCGATTGTTTCCCTGATGGTACAATAAAAAGCGTTATGTCAAATGAATGGGAGACGAGGACTATCTGGGATTTTGAGATCAGGTACAGTTATTTACCGGCATTGCCAATAGTACAAAGCTGGAGTGATAAAAATTCCCCGAAAGTTGTTGAAGTTTCTGATCAAGATAAAGTAAAGGATGAAAGCATCCAAAAGCCCAGGAAAACTAAGCGTAAGATGGATCCAATATATGAAAAATATCGACAAATATCAGAAGAATACAATCAATATCATCATGAAGATATGATACTTCATGCCCAGGAATTTATTAAAAAGTATCCTGAGAGTTCTTTAGTGACAAATTGTCGTTATTTAATTGGTGAAATAAAATATCGAAATGGTAAGATCAAAGAAGCTGAAGACCTGTTTGATCAGGTTTTGAAAGTGGATAGTCCGATGGAACCTTATGCTTTATATCAGCTTGCTCAAATATACACACAGACTGAGAGACCATACCTGGCGATTGTCAATCTGAATCTGCTTACAAAAAAATATCCTCAAAGCGATGTGGTTTCCAAAGCTGAAATCTTATTAAAAAAATTGGCGGCTTATCATGAATAATGCTTTAAGAATAACATTGATTGTATTTGTTCTTTTACTGCTGGTTCTTGTAGGAGGCACATTGTACAGGAACCAAAATCAAAAGAAGATAACCGCAATAACTCTAAGTATTACTGATCTGGATAAAAAAATCCAGAAAATTGGTGAAGAGTTCGCTCAAAGCCTGGAGTTGAAAAAGGAATTAGAAAGGGTTAAGGAGCAGGTTGATAAATTCGACAAATCAATTTCTAAGTATGACAATCCTCCCATTACTTATGATTATTTACTTAATATCCTTGCGATGATGAAAGATGATCTGATCTTCAACTTCACTTATTCCGGGCAGAAACAAGATGCCGGGATGGTATTAAATTCCTACTTAATAAAAGGATCAGCAAGTCTTAATCAAGTATATCAGCTTGTATCCCATCTTGAGAAGCAAAAAACCATATATTATGTTTATAATCTGGCAATTACTGCCCCAGAGATCACTGCCTCAGATACAATAAACTACTCGTTCATGGTAGATTCAATCAGTAAAAATGCAGTCCCGCAAAAAGTTGATCTTGAATTAAAGAAGATCAGTATTAATCACAAGGTAGGAAGATTGTTTACCTGTGGACTGCTGGAAGAGAAACTTGCAGCAGAAAAAGCGATCAGGGAACGTAATTTTGGGTTAATTAATTTAAATAATCTAAGTTTGATAGCAGTCAGGGGAGATGATGCCATCTTCCGTGATAGTCAGGGAATATTACATGTTCTTATTTCTGGAGACGAGGTCAAAGATGGACTTTTGACCGAAATTGATGAAGAAAATGGAACTGTGAAATTCATGATGGATATGGGTAATGGAAAGAAAGAAGAAAGGGTTTACAATATTGGAAGTGGAGGTAAGCAATGATCAGGTCAAAAAAAGCAGGAATTCTGATTATATTTCTAATCCTGATAACTTTACAACTTATCGGTCAAGAAAGCAAGAGTGAAACAATCTCATTAAGCAGGAATACTACAATCAATGATGCGCTAACTACTATTGAAGTAATTTCTATCAGAACTGAAGGGAGAAAGATCTACAATCTTTCCTCTTCTAATTCTGCTATAGGAATTCCAATAAAAAATATTAACTGGAAGGATGCACTTGAGATAATTTGTAAGATTCATAATTTAACGATGGAAGAACGTGCAGGTACAATTATGATCAGCGATGCAGAAGCAACATCCGGTGAAGGAAAAATGAGATTGGACAACCGGCAGGTGAAGATCAGTGCATCAGTTTTGGAGATAAAGAAGACTGTGGCAGAAAATATTGGGATCAATTGGTCTTCTATTATAGATGGAGCAGTTGATTTTTCTGGAAATCTGAGCTTTAACGGTGCCACTGCCATTGGTTCTGATCTATTCCAGATAGGAGGAACAACTACTACAGAATCTGGAGATCAGACAATATCTGTTGATGCTCTTATGGCAATTCTGGAAGAAAATCAGGATGGCAGGGTGTTAGCAAAACCCTCTATTAATGTAGATTCCGGGAAAAAAGGATTTATTCAGGTTGGTAAGGATTTCTCCATCAAATCTGTTGATGATGCTGGAAATACTATTGATCAGTTCTTTTCCACTGGTGTAATTCTGGACGTTACTCCCACGATAATTACTGATGAAGATGGTAATGAAGCGATCAATATGAATATAGTGGTAGAAAGATCTTCTGCTATTCCCGGTGAAGTTTCTACTGAAATTACCAGGAGTAAAGCAACAAGCTCTATTACTATGTATGATGGTGAAGAAACTACCATCGGCGGGTTATATGACAAGGATGAAACCACCTCACGTGGTGGTGTACCGATTTTAAAAGATCTGCCCTGGTGGGTTTTTGGAATAAGATATCTTTTTGGTTATGAAATGAATAGTGTGACGGAAAAGGAACTTGTGATCATTATTAAAGCGGAGTTAATTGATTCGGTACTGATCAGAAGTACTAAAGAGTAATATTATGAAATCTTATAAACTGGTGTTTTGCTCAATTATAATTGTTTTACTTACCCTGTTTATTCTGGGAGGATGTGGTTCTACTACTTCCCCAACCGGTGAAGATTATCCGGTGGGTTTGAGCATAGAAAAACTTACTAATTTCAGTATTAAACTCACCTGGATGTATGAGCCTGCAGATTCTGACACACTGTATTATCAAATTGCCAGAAAAATCGGTACTGTTGACTGGGAAGAAAACTATATGATCCTTGAAAGCGATGTCCATGAAGCAATTGACTATATACCCACAAGCGACAGTTTGGTGTATGCTTACAAGGTCAGATATTATAATGAAATCCTGGGGACAGTTTCTCCTTATTCTGAGGTTGTTGCATATTTATCTGAATATACTTATCCCACTGACATGGTGATCAATCAGATTTCTCAAGAGACGCTGGAAATCAGCTGGCTTGATCATTGTCAGGGTGAAGAGGGTTACATATTAGATAGAAAGGTCAATGATGGTGAATGGGAAAATGGATATGTATTATTAGCACCTGATAATACTCAAATAACCGACAACGTGAATATCTTTGATACTATCACATATCGTGTTTATGCCTATATTGGCACATCTGTGACTGACTACTTAAGCAAAGAACAACTTGCTACTTTGCTGCCTCCTTCAGGATTATCAAGCACAATTCCTGATTTAAATAAAATCAGGTTGACCTGGCAGGATAACAGTGATGGGGAAGATGGTTTTATTATTGATAAAATGACAGGTGAACAGGATTGGGAAACTGATTATACTATTGTTGATAGCAATATAACTACTTATGTAGATGATAATATCTTACCATGTGGAGTTCTAAAATACCGCATCAAAGCGTTTAAAGATCAAAACTCTTCGGGATATTCCAATATAGATACATTGTTCGTGAATCTGGAATTTATTGGTTCTTATGCAACTCCTGGTTCTGCTTTGCAGGTATTTCTTCCCGTAGAAAATTATTATATTCCTGAGTGGACGGCTTTTGTGTCTGACGGATACCAGGGTCTGGCTGTTCTGGATTGCAGCAATCCTTCCAGTCCTTCTCCTATTACTACTTACCAGGATTTATGGGGAGACAGGACTTTATCATCATTTGTGTCAGAGAATTTTCTCTATGTAGCAACTCAAAGTCTGGCAAATGCGGTAGGTGGTATTCAGAAAGTTGATATCACGAATATGCAATCACCTGTTATTTCCAATGTAACAGAAACGGTCGGCATACCCAAAGACGTTTATGTAGAAGGTGATTTCGCCTATGTGGCAGAAGGTAGTAACGGAGTGACAATAATGTATATTGCTTCTTCCATTCCATCTTCTGTCTCAAATATTCCACTCAGTGATGCACGAAAAATATTTGTTCGAGAAGAAAATGGCACGGTGTATGCTTATGTGGCAAATGGCCTTAATAATGGTTTGGTTATAATTGATGTTACTGATCCCTACAATCCGGTTCAGATCTCTGATCTGCCCCTGGAGGGATTAGCAAATGATATTTTCGTTATCGATAATATTGCCTATCTTTCTAATGGAGAGAAGGGACTTGAAATAATTGATATCAGCAGTATTACTGCACCCTTTGTAATCAAGAATCTAACTACAGGGGGGTTTGTAAACGGAGTTTTTGCCGAAAATAATTATGTATATATATCAGATATCGAAAAAGGATTTCATGTTATAGATTGCTCTAACCCATCCAGTGCCTATATTCTTGGCAGCCTGGAGATGATAACAGAACCTCTTTCAATACATATAGCTGGAAGTTATGCATATCTAACTGACAGCGAAGGTATTAAAATAATAAAAATTAAACCATAATTTTATCAGGAGGATAAAATGAAAAGTACTATATTAATTGTTTTATTGTCTTTGGTTTTTGTACTTTTTGCTGATACTGAAGTACCAGCCGGATCTGTTAACGGAACCTGGGATTTTGCCGGCAGTCCTTATAATATTAATGGAGAGATCCAGATAGACACAGGAAATACATTGGCTATTGAACCGGGTGTAGTAATTAATTTTACCGGACATTACAAATTCATTGTTCAGGGTAGAATTTTGGCAGTTGGTAACGAGAGTAATGCGATTAACTTTACGGCTGATAATCCAGTAACCGGCTGGCATGGTTTAAGATTTATAGATACAACCACAACCGGACAGGATATTTCTCAATTAGTATTTTGTAATTTTGAATTTGGCAGGGCGATAGGCGTTTCACCTGATTATCAGGGAGGAGCTATATATTGCCTGAACTCTTCCGAATTAGAAATTCAATATTGTTCTTTCAGTGATAATAGTGCTACTACCGGTGGTGCTATGTATCTTCAAAATTCTAACATTGAATTAAACCATGTAGAGATAACGGGTAGTATTGCCAGTGGTGCTGGTGGGGGAATTTATCTGAACGGTTCTGATATAATTCTTACTAATGCCGAAATTACTGGAAATTCTGCTGTATATGATGGTGGTGGAATAAATTGTTTTGGTTCTGATCCCGTGCTGACAAGGGTTATTATTGCCGGAAATACTACTGAATGGAATGGAGGTGGTATTTCTATATTCAATAATTCCAGTCCTTCATTTGCAAAACTCACTATCGTTGATAACCTGGCAGATCAGAATGGATCTGGAATTGCCTGTTTGTATAACTCTATGGCCAGTATGACAAATTCTATTGTCTGGGATAATGCCTATAATGCAATTTATGTTGAAACTGGTACAACATTCAATGCCACTTATTCTGATTTGGAGACAGGTGCTGGACAAAGTTATTTTGGTGAAGGTTGTATTTCAGCTGATCCACTTTTCACTAATCCCTATATTGGAGACTATTCTCTATCATGGGTGAATATGCCAACACATGATGACACAATGTCTCCCTGTATTGATAGCGGTGATCCTGACAGCAGTTTAGATCCTGATGGAACCATAGCTGATATGGGGGCAATATTTTATCCTCAATCCGGGATTCAGGGTCAGGTGGTGCTCATTGGCGGTAATGGTCTCGTTTCTGATGTAGAAGTTACTGCTGCTTTGATCAGTCCTCCCTATACAGAATATTCTACAAATCCCGAAAATGATGGGTTTTATATGATCAGTCTGCCTTCCGGTACTTATGAAGTTACTGCTGTTTTAGATAGTTACAGTACTGAAACCATTGAGGAAGTAATTGTTGCTGACGAACTGGTTACTCTTGATATTGAATTAACTCCTCCTCCTCCGGGAGAAATTGTAGGTGAAGTTGAGGTGGAAGGTATTGGTGATCCTGAATTAGTTTTAATCCAGGCTGGTTCTATCTCTACCTATCCTTATCCTGTTTATGATATTTATACAAATCTGATAATATATTATGAATATACTTTAGGTATCGGTCCAGGTGTATATGATGTTACTGCATCATTGGCCGGATATGAAATACAAATTGCAGAAGATGTAATTGTTACTTCTGGCCAACAGACAGCCGATATTGATTTTTACCTGCCTCTGGTTCTTAATGAAGGTACAATATCCGGAATTGTAACTCTGATCGGAGGTTCGGGAGATATTGAAAATGTGATGATTTCTTCTGGAGATAATTCAGTTTTTCCTTCCCCTGATGGCAGTTATGAGCTGATAGTTCTAAATGGGGTTTATGATGTTACAGCTTCTCTGGAGGGATATTCTACACTTACTCAAAGGAATATCAATGTAATCGCGTTTCAGATTACACCAGATATAGATTTTGATCTTGTTGATGGCTGGGAACCAATTGAAGGTACTCAATATGGAATGGTTTTATATGCCACGGTCACTTATGATGGTGGTTTTCTTACTAATGAGGGCAATAATCAAATGGCTGTATTTGGGTATGATGAAACTGGCACTATAGAGCAATGCCGTGGTAATGCCACCTGGATATCCGGCAGTCATTTCTTCTGGGAAAATTATTTTGAATTGGAAGGCTTCTGGTATATCACTATCGTAAGCGATGATATCAGCGGCACAGACCTTCTCTGGTTTGATTTTTATAATTCAGAAACCGGATCGATCGATGAATGTAATGAGATGATCTTCTTTGAAGATGGAGTTTATGACTTAGGAATTAATCTCACCATTGATTCTCCCCTTACAGACGTCACCTATGATCTAAATGAAGGCTGGAACTGGGTATCATTTAACCGGCTTCCGGTCAGCAGTTCAATAGCAAATGTGTTTAGTGAGCTTACTGTTGTTCCTGATATTTATTATATTAAAGATCAAACTTCTTTTGCACAATATGATATCCCGAGCAGCACCTGGGTTGGTGGATTAAATTATATTAGCTGGAATACGGGATACAAAATTCAAATGCACAATGATTATGATG encodes:
- a CDS encoding carboxypeptidase regulatory-like domain-containing protein, which codes for MKSTILIVLLSLVFVLFADTEVPAGSVNGTWDFAGSPYNINGEIQIDTGNTLAIEPGVVINFTGHYKFIVQGRILAVGNESNAINFTADNPVTGWHGLRFIDTTTTGQDISQLVFCNFEFGRAIGVSPDYQGGAIYCLNSSELEIQYCSFSDNSATTGGAMYLQNSNIELNHVEITGSIASGAGGGIYLNGSDIILTNAEITGNSAVYDGGGINCFGSDPVLTRVIIAGNTTEWNGGGISIFNNSSPSFAKLTIVDNLADQNGSGIACLYNSMASMTNSIVWDNAYNAIYVETGTTFNATYSDLETGAGQSYFGEGCISADPLFTNPYIGDYSLSWVNMPTHDDTMSPCIDSGDPDSSLDPDGTIADMGAIFYPQSGIQGQVVLIGGNGLVSDVEVTAALISPPYTEYSTNPENDGFYMISLPSGTYEVTAVLDSYSTETIEEVIVADELVTLDIELTPPPPGEIVGEVEVEGIGDPELVLIQAGSISTYPYPVYDIYTNLIIYYEYTLGIGPGVYDVTASLAGYEIQIAEDVIVTSGQQTADIDFYLPLVLNEGTISGIVTLIGGSGDIENVMISSGDNSVFPSPDGSYELIVLNGVYDVTASLEGYSTLTQRNINVIAFQITPDIDFDLVDGWEPIEGTQYGMVLYATVTYDGGFLTNEGNNQMAVFGYDETGTIEQCRGNATWISGSHFFWENYFELEGFWYITIVSDDISGTDLLWFDFYNSETGSIDECNEMIFFEDGVYDLGINLTIDSPLTDVTYDLNEGWNWVSFNRLPVSSSIANVFSELTVVPDIYYIKDQTSFAQYDIPSSTWVGGLNYISWNTGYKIQMHNDYDDFTFTGERINPLTHSIFIQQGYNWISYIPDTPLTIAEALQSVSLTDSTCIKTQSHSAVYFGGWIGDLEVMEPGNAYLLSWPIIPSEALYLTYPPEYLISRSQPETSQVSNIADWQLVNSYQSNMILMAQIIADGNVIDDDSNYSVGVFDDNNRCRSIGKLENDLWYFTIAGDEAEPLELRLYDNTTKAVYSSPQSVIFTSDSISGTPDKLRSFDFTTGNFPVNTQNLLLKSNYPNPFNPTTSFSYLIPASGQVNLSIYNVKGQLVETLVSSYQEAGEYSISWNADNYSSGIYFYQLNWGDEHISRKCILMK
- a CDS encoding tetratricopeptide repeat protein, with protein sequence GEYCQDGMLEAIANTFPAAKVERFKFSNLLFSEELEQELQEEELAAYVIPISLACKILFSKSAQLLQTNFLEKKIIKSQKMVQFSWHSVLMLAILLGISFSFTNNILDLQSQLNTLKIQLENKKAEYEKVKSEHDPGPEIQNEIQRLTAQFEKMKSLYNNKAIWSQIMEKLTLEFEKYPISWLSNIQGNQEGFTILGSTTKRENIVKISDCFPDGTIKSVMSNEWETRTIWDFEIRYSYLPALPIVQSWSDKNSPKVVEVSDQDKVKDESIQKPRKTKRKMDPIYEKYRQISEEYNQYHHEDMILHAQEFIKKYPESSLVTNCRYLIGEIKYRNGKIKEAEDLFDQVLKVDSPMEPYALYQLAQIYTQTERPYLAIVNLNLLTKKYPQSDVVSKAEILLKKLAAYHE